One window of Thermocoleostomius sinensis A174 genomic DNA carries:
- a CDS encoding glycosyltransferase codes for MPENSWRESDSCNEQLPINSLLSNLSDSLLSESLLSEETLIEPDAETISPFSRGYGGRRRKAAIALTMIWSSTVALHLVSWGSWFALGLTTLLGLHVLRVMFARPIPVPEPLSSDNPDDYPYVSLLVAAKNEEAVIASLVEDLCHLDYPASRYDLWVIDDNSTDRTPLILDRLQRDYQQLNVVVRPANAQGGKSGALNQVWGQTQSDIIAVFDADAQVPKDLLRRVMPLFQREQVGAVQVQKAVSQALDPNHPQSSNLWVRGQAAEMALDSYFQQQRIAIGGIGELRGNGQFVRRTALEGCGGWNEETITDDLDLTIRLHLDHWDIDFLMLPAVAEEGVTNAIGLWHQRNRWAEGGYQRYLDYWRLILRNRMGTAKTMDLLVFWITQYLLPTAAVPDFVMAVARSSPPMLAPATSLMVMFSMVGMVIGMRRTRAGRTQSQLARKLPRRLDHAVFQAVLGSLYMLHWLPVMASTTARMAVRPKRLKWVKTVHHGSDDVWLDIVEDQS; via the coding sequence ATGCCGGAGAATTCCTGGCGCGAAAGCGATTCTTGCAACGAACAGTTGCCAATCAACTCACTCCTGTCTAACTTGTCTGATTCTCTATTATCCGAGTCTCTCTTGTCTGAAGAAACACTGATTGAGCCGGATGCCGAGACCATCAGTCCGTTTAGTCGCGGCTATGGTGGTCGGCGGCGCAAGGCAGCGATCGCACTCACCATGATTTGGAGCAGTACGGTGGCCCTACACTTAGTGTCCTGGGGCAGTTGGTTTGCGCTGGGACTGACAACCTTATTAGGGCTACATGTGCTGCGGGTGATGTTTGCTCGGCCAATTCCTGTACCAGAGCCGCTGTCAAGCGACAATCCAGACGATTATCCCTATGTGTCGCTGCTGGTGGCCGCCAAAAATGAAGAAGCCGTGATTGCATCCTTGGTAGAAGATTTATGCCATCTCGATTACCCGGCTAGCCGCTATGACCTGTGGGTGATTGACGATAATAGCACCGATCGCACACCGCTGATTCTCGATCGGCTTCAGCGGGATTATCAGCAGCTAAATGTAGTGGTACGTCCAGCCAATGCGCAAGGGGGCAAGTCAGGTGCACTCAATCAGGTCTGGGGGCAAACCCAAAGCGATATTATTGCGGTATTCGATGCGGATGCTCAAGTGCCCAAAGATCTGCTGCGACGAGTGATGCCCCTGTTTCAGCGAGAGCAAGTGGGTGCGGTACAGGTGCAAAAAGCAGTGTCGCAGGCCCTCGATCCAAATCATCCCCAATCTTCGAATCTTTGGGTGAGGGGGCAGGCGGCTGAAATGGCGCTGGATAGCTACTTCCAACAACAGCGCATTGCGATCGGCGGCATTGGTGAACTACGGGGCAACGGCCAGTTTGTGCGGCGCACAGCGTTAGAAGGTTGTGGCGGTTGGAACGAGGAAACGATCACCGACGATCTGGATCTGACGATTCGTCTCCATCTTGATCATTGGGACATTGATTTTCTGATGCTGCCAGCGGTGGCCGAAGAAGGTGTGACGAATGCGATCGGGCTATGGCATCAGCGCAACCGTTGGGCTGAAGGTGGCTACCAGCGCTATTTAGACTACTGGCGATTGATTCTGCGGAACCGCATGGGCACCGCCAAAACGATGGATTTGCTAGTATTCTGGATTACGCAATATTTGTTACCCACTGCTGCGGTTCCCGATTTTGTGATGGCAGTAGCTCGCAGCAGTCCTCCGATGCTGGCCCCTGCCACTAGCCTCATGGTGATGTTTTCGATGGTGGGAATGGTGATTGGTATGCGGCGCACCAGAGCCGGACGCACACAGAGCCAACTGGCGCGAAAACTGCCTCGCCGCTTAGACCATGCCGTGTTTCAAGCGGTGTTGGGTTCGCTGTATATGCTGCACTGGTTGCCTGTCATGGCCAGCACAACGGCTCGGATGGCTGTGCGTCCCAAACGCCTGAAATGGGTGAAGACTGTGCATCATGGCTCAGATGACGTCTGGCTGGATATTGTAGAGGATCAAAGCTAG
- the murJ gene encoding murein biosynthesis integral membrane protein MurJ — MSDAKKNSRSLVGIAGIVAAATLLSKLFGLFRQQAIAAAFGVGVVADAYNYAYVIPSFFFVLLGGINGPFHSAIVSVVSKRKREEIAPLIETISTLVGGVLILATALLILFADPLIDLVAPGLGQTATGLETKAIAVQQLRIMAPMALFAGLIGIGFGVLNADDQYWLPSISPLLSSVTVLVGLGGLLLFVGQDLISPEYSLLGGQILAWGTLAGAILQWLVQVPAQWRSGLGRLRLRFDFNRSGVKETVRLMGPATLSSGMTQINVYTDLFFASFIPQAAAALGYANLLVQTPVGIISNMILVPFLPVFSRLAAPEHWEELKLRIRQGLVMTAITMLPLGAIIIALALPIVRVVYERYAFDQEASQIVTSVLIAYSIGMFVYLARDVLVRVFYALGDADTPFRISVINIFLNALLDYLLIRPFGAAGLVLATVGVNIISTVWLLTVLNRKLHGLPLQEWGLPIGGLGLGSVVTGLASWGTLFALQRGLGTEGFFVQLLQLVVAGTVGLLVFALIAMQMQLPEVDQLVTRLRQRFGRSA, encoded by the coding sequence GTGTCTGACGCCAAAAAAAACTCCCGATCGCTGGTTGGTATTGCGGGCATTGTTGCCGCTGCCACCTTGCTCAGCAAACTGTTTGGGCTATTTCGTCAACAGGCAATCGCCGCTGCCTTTGGGGTCGGGGTTGTGGCAGATGCCTACAACTATGCCTACGTTATCCCCAGCTTTTTCTTTGTGCTATTGGGAGGCATTAATGGCCCGTTTCACAGTGCAATCGTCAGTGTTGTTTCTAAGCGCAAACGCGAAGAGATTGCTCCCCTCATTGAGACAATTTCTACCCTCGTAGGCGGCGTGTTGATCCTGGCCACAGCCCTGTTGATTCTATTCGCCGACCCACTCATTGATTTAGTGGCTCCCGGGCTTGGCCAAACCGCTACTGGGTTAGAAACCAAGGCCATTGCAGTGCAGCAACTCCGGATTATGGCCCCGATGGCACTGTTTGCTGGATTGATTGGGATTGGGTTTGGTGTGCTGAATGCCGATGATCAATATTGGCTACCGTCCATTAGCCCTTTGTTATCTAGTGTGACAGTCTTAGTGGGCCTGGGCGGATTATTGCTGTTTGTAGGGCAAGACTTAATTTCTCCAGAGTATAGCCTGTTAGGCGGGCAAATTTTAGCGTGGGGCACCCTAGCTGGCGCGATATTGCAGTGGTTGGTCCAGGTTCCCGCCCAGTGGCGATCGGGCTTAGGGCGATTGCGATTGCGGTTTGACTTTAATCGATCGGGCGTCAAAGAAACGGTGCGGCTGATGGGCCCGGCTACGCTGTCGTCTGGCATGACCCAAATTAATGTCTACACCGATTTGTTTTTTGCCTCCTTTATTCCACAAGCAGCGGCGGCCTTGGGCTATGCCAATTTACTGGTGCAAACTCCAGTTGGCATCATCTCTAACATGATTCTAGTGCCGTTTCTACCCGTCTTTTCGCGCCTAGCTGCCCCAGAGCATTGGGAAGAACTGAAACTCCGCATTCGCCAAGGACTAGTGATGACCGCAATCACGATGCTGCCGCTAGGAGCAATCATCATTGCCCTGGCACTTCCGATCGTGCGGGTGGTGTATGAGCGCTATGCCTTCGATCAGGAGGCCTCACAGATTGTCACCAGTGTGCTGATTGCCTATTCGATCGGCATGTTTGTTTACTTAGCGCGAGATGTGCTGGTACGAGTGTTTTATGCCCTGGGGGATGCTGACACCCCGTTCCGCATCAGCGTCATCAACATTTTTCTCAATGCGTTGCTGGACTATCTGTTGATTCGTCCCTTTGGTGCGGCGGGATTGGTGCTGGCAACAGTGGGGGTCAACATCATCTCAACTGTGTGGTTGCTAACCGTGTTGAACCGTAAACTGCATGGTCTGCCCTTACAAGAATGGGGCTTGCCGATCGGGGGGTTGGGGCTGGGCAGTGTCGTAACAGGACTGGCCAGTTGGGGCACCCTCTTTGCGCTTCAGCGAGGCTTGGGCACTGAAGGGTTTTTCGTTCAACTGTTGCAGCTTGTTGTAGCAGGGACGGTTGGACTGCTTGTGTTTGCCCTGATTGCGATGCAGATGCAATTACCAGAGGTCGATCAACTCGTCACTCGCCTACGTCAACGATTTGGACGATCGGCCTAA
- a CDS encoding tetratricopeptide repeat protein has translation MDDGLIDRLLQDLKNPDDAIRDRATAALWQIWFNQKGDYGFEILGQSQALLEAKQYTQAEALLTDLIGDQPDFAEAWNRRAVLHYLQGNYERSLSDCQQVVKLNPIHFGALHGMGLCYAALGEYVAAIQSFRQALEIQPYALINQRLILECTARLN, from the coding sequence ATGGATGATGGTTTAATCGATCGTCTCTTGCAAGATTTGAAAAACCCAGATGACGCCATTCGCGATCGGGCAACAGCAGCGTTGTGGCAAATTTGGTTTAACCAAAAGGGAGACTATGGCTTTGAAATTTTGGGACAGAGTCAAGCTCTACTAGAGGCAAAGCAGTATACACAAGCCGAAGCCCTGTTAACTGATCTAATTGGCGATCAACCCGATTTTGCTGAGGCATGGAATCGCCGAGCCGTGCTGCATTATCTGCAAGGAAATTATGAACGATCGTTGAGTGACTGTCAGCAGGTAGTAAAGCTGAACCCCATTCATTTTGGAGCGCTACATGGCATGGGTCTATGCTATGCCGCCCTCGGAGAGTATGTCGCTGCCATTCAGTCCTTTCGCCAAGCCTTAGAAATTCAACCCTATGCCCTGATTAACCAGCGATTAATTTTAGAATGCACTGCCCGGCTTAACTAG
- a CDS encoding HhoA/HhoB/HtrA family serine endopeptidase has product MITGIIATVLGILVTISPLQLVLGWQFPFLQGGMTAGNGSNQPVAEQLASPQLVAQAPIARSNSFVAAAVNRVGNAVVRIDTERTITRSPDAFLSDPFFRRFFGDVPIQPYEERLQGQGSGFIVDGNGTILTNAHVVEDADRVTVSLKDGRKFDGTVVGVDEVTDLAVVKIEVRGEGLPTATLGDSDSVQVGDWAIAVGNPLGLDNTVTLGIVSTLNRSSSLVGIPDKRVDFIQTDAAINPGNSGGPLLNEQGEVIGINTAIRANAMGIGFAIPINKAKQIMPILERGEQVSHPYLGVQIATLTPDVAKRNNEDPNATVMLPEINGVLVVGVVPNSPAASAGIRRGDVITEINGQPVTSADRLQRLVDQTQVGQSLQVTLRRGDRTQRLSVRTADLQQANR; this is encoded by the coding sequence ATGATCACGGGTATAATCGCAACGGTTTTAGGAATACTTGTAACTATTAGTCCGCTGCAACTGGTTTTAGGATGGCAGTTTCCCTTCCTACAAGGAGGAATGACAGCGGGGAACGGCTCAAACCAGCCAGTCGCAGAGCAACTTGCTTCACCCCAACTCGTGGCACAAGCCCCGATCGCCCGCAGTAACAGCTTTGTCGCCGCTGCGGTCAATCGGGTGGGGAATGCCGTCGTACGGATTGATACCGAGCGCACCATCACTCGCAGCCCGGATGCATTTTTGAGTGATCCATTCTTTCGTCGCTTCTTTGGAGATGTGCCCATCCAACCCTATGAAGAGCGTCTACAAGGGCAGGGATCTGGCTTTATTGTGGATGGCAATGGCACAATTTTGACCAATGCGCATGTGGTAGAGGATGCCGATCGCGTGACGGTATCGCTCAAAGACGGGCGTAAGTTTGACGGTACCGTTGTTGGCGTGGATGAAGTCACAGATCTAGCCGTTGTCAAAATCGAGGTGCGCGGCGAAGGGTTGCCCACAGCAACGTTAGGGGATTCCGACAGTGTGCAAGTAGGGGATTGGGCGATCGCCGTTGGCAACCCATTGGGGTTAGACAATACGGTCACCCTAGGAATTGTCAGTACGCTGAATCGATCGAGTTCGTTGGTGGGCATTCCCGATAAGCGTGTTGATTTTATTCAAACCGATGCCGCCATTAATCCAGGTAATTCCGGTGGCCCTCTGTTGAACGAACAAGGAGAAGTTATTGGCATTAACACTGCCATCCGTGCCAACGCGATGGGAATTGGGTTTGCCATTCCTATCAACAAGGCAAAGCAGATTATGCCGATTTTAGAGCGAGGAGAACAGGTTTCTCACCCCTACTTGGGTGTGCAAATTGCTACCCTCACTCCTGATGTGGCTAAGCGTAACAACGAAGATCCCAATGCTACTGTGATGCTCCCGGAAATCAACGGTGTATTGGTGGTGGGGGTTGTGCCTAACTCACCCGCTGCCTCAGCCGGGATTCGCCGAGGGGATGTGATCACAGAAATTAATGGTCAACCGGTCACCAGTGCCGATCGCCTGCAACGATTAGTGGATCAAACCCAAGTGGGGCAATCACTCCAGGTGACGCTCAGACGAGGCGATCGAACTCAACGCTTATCGGTGCGCACGGCTGATCTTCAGCAAGCGAATCGCTAG